In Lolium perenne isolate Kyuss_39 chromosome 5, Kyuss_2.0, whole genome shotgun sequence, the sequence CACCAAATCTATTGGTGAACGTGCCCGCGACGTGATGTGAGAAGGTTAGATCGAATTTTGTACGGTGATGGCAAAAAGAAAAAGGCAGCTATAAGTTGCCGATGCCCATAACAAAATTACCCTTGCAAGTTTCTCGCCGGGGTGATTTTTGGCACATTCAGAGCATCATCTTCAGTCGCGTCTAAAAAAACGTCCAGCACGATGATGTGGGACGTATTTGGGGATAGCATCGGACAAAACAAAACCAAAAATCTACAAAAAAAATAAGCCCTTCCTAGTCGTGTCCCTCAAACAACATTCAGATAGATacatgcattttaatagaggaAACCATCTCATGTGAaaaaagtaggtgagagaaagtgtgaAAAAAGAGAATGACATGTGAGGACTAGGGGGTGCATGCATACATGCGGACGCtgtttttgtgtccggcgtccccggtagagactctataccggggacgccggacacaaaataAGGCGTTATTTAGCTTTGAAGGACAACATGTTTTTCTCCATTTCTTTTGGGGGATGCGACTAAAGATACTCTCAGGCGCTATTAGGATCTTGTTTTTATTGTTTGCTTTGACATCTCTTAGGAGAAACTTAAACTTACACGACTGAATTAGTATAAAACTAGGAACTATAAGTTTTTTGGAATTTGCTAACGAGAGATATGATAAATATTTTTTCACTCGAATATAACAACAGGAACAAGAATTTATCGAAAACCCAAAGTTCTTAAAGAAAGGCACCAAGCTGTTACAGCCTGTAACCACAAACTATGTAGGAATAACAGTATAACACACAACACACGCTCACAAAAGTATTAAACATAAACTACAGTATGCATACTTTCTAAATTAACAAAATACCTTTGAATCGAAAATTTTCCATCACCACCAATCTACAAGGAGAACAGGAACGGAATGTGGATGGACGTGTACTCGTGCCAAGCGACCATGCCCTTTTTTTGAAGAGTCACCAACTCTTTCCTATAGTTTGatggaaacaaaaaaaatcatgcGATAAAGATATCTAGAAGAATGTTCTCCACTTCTCCGATTTTAAGTAACTCTAAAACTCTTCTCCTCTCCTCTCCAGGTCTCTCCCGAAATCTTCCCCTGCCTGGTCTTCTTCTCGGTGACTCCGGGCCGGAGCGGAGTCGCTCCTGCCGGAGTTGCTGGTTGGAGTAGGCAAAGGAATGGTGCCGGTTCTACATCTAATGTAGTTCTTAGGTCTTCTCCTCCCTATCCTTGTAGGTGTAGCTCTAGGTCTAGGATTTGGGCTTATCATGGTCTACCTTTATGGAGTCTGGTGTAATGCCATGGAAGCTCATCGCTCTGGTGTCATGGCACGACATCAAGCAGTCACCGGTGAAGTCGTTCAGCGACCCTCCAAGGTGGAGGCATGGTGGAGGTTGCAGTTCATGCGAGGCTTCCTTTAATAAGCACTGTTGTGGATCTTGCTTCTCAGATCTTGTGGAGTTACTCTGCCTCCCTTGCCGTCAAGGTGGCGGCGGAGGAAGAGGATCTCTCTTcggtcggcggcagtgtgattcaACATGCTTCAGAGTTGTTCATGTGCGCAACACATGGCGACGTTCGTCGTTGTGATCTTCGGCCGGTATGGCGGCCCGTCTTCAACGTCCATGGCAGAGGCCTGCTTGATCCATTGCCAAAGCTCGACGCAGCTAGCGTGCCAAGAGGTTCGTCCCCGGTGTCCTAGAGGCGGCTGATGGTTGGATCTATTCGTCGTAGGAGAGCCAACGAGTAACTCGCTCTTGGATCTTGGCGGAGATGGCTGGAGACCGCTGACGTTTAGTGCCGGAGGCACCCATGTCCttgattgctttttatttttctcTGCCAGGGTGCTTTTTGTAATTTAGAAGGCCTTATCTTCAAATAGCTGGTTCTTTAGGGCGAGTGTTGCAAAGGGCCTTCTTGCAAATTTGTAGTTGCCACGTGTTACATCAATGAAGCTCCACAGGGGTCTAGTACCCCTCTGTTTGTTAAAAAAAAGTAACTCTAAAACTATTTTTCATATATCCCCATAAATCAAGTAGTTTTTTCTTTTGGTATTTAAATTTCACAATAAATTTAATAATGAAGATAATAAGAAAAAATGAAGATAAAAGGGGGCATGTCAGATAATTGACAACCATCTTTTCTTTGCTTTTCTTAACTAACTCGTCCTTCCGTTTCTTGTCGTTCTCCTTTTTACGCATGCAAAATATATGTTAATTACTTCATACTCTTTATGTTTCAATGAATAAGGAAAGTTATAAATAAAAATACATTTCATGATGTATCTAACGACGAGTGTGCATTCAGTGATCACATAGATAATTGGGCTAAGTAAACTTTGATCGACTTTTAGAAAACTACTAAAACCTTTAGTATTATGTAGATATCGTATGAAAACACATTTCATGATGTATCTAACGACGAGTGTGCATTCAGTGATCACATGAATAGTTGATGAAAGGGTATTTACCTCCCTAAGTGTATTTTGCATGTTTGCTGACAACACAAGGATATTTACCCATATTCTTAAGTGATTTAGGTTGTATCTATATTAAGCAGTAGACGATGATCTGCCCCTCAAAAGTGAAAAGATGAAGATGATGTTTGTAGTTTTTTAGGTTTTCTAGCTATATGTGATGTTGCTGTTTGGAGGGGTTGCTAGGAATAATTGTTGGAGAGGAACTCCAAGAAAGTTGTTGTCGAGGAGCTCTAGAAAAGAGACTCATGTGTGTCTATGACCGGAGACTCCTGCCCTCACAAGCGAGAGACTCCGGACTGGGGGACTTGGTTGAGAAGCACGTCTGCCTTGCTCTTAGTACATTGTCTCGAGACTTTGTGTCACGCCAGAGACTTCAATCCAGATACTCCGGCCCACACTATTTCCAGGCTTGCTCAGGAAGGAGATTTTGGTCGGTCCGTTACCGACACAGTGAAGACCAGAGACTCTGGGTTAAGTCACCAGAGTCTCCGGGGTTATATATGTTACATGCAATGGCTCTTTTCGTGGACTTACTATAAGAGCCACCCTTCTTCCCCAAGTGAAGGTTGTCGCTTCCACTCACTCTCTCCTTCATTGTTCTAAAGCTCAAAACTCATATATCTCCCTCTGTAGATACTCAATCTTGTTGCTCTCTTGGGAATCAATGGAGGAAATCTTGATCTACacatccaccaaaggaattttaACTATCCCACCCATTTAATCGATAAACTTGTTACTCTTGGTTATTTGGAAACTAGTTGGAAGAAGTCGCCCTTGAATGTTTTTGTTGTTGTAGAAGCTTCGCGGTTGGTTGTTGAGAGCCTCCAATTGAGTTGTGGAGATTTCCCCAATGTTGTGTAAATGTTTCGGTTGCCACATTGAAGGCCACTGCTTAGTGGAGCGTGAGCTGACCTTTATGGCTTACTCACCAGAGAATAGGGCGAGACCTTAGTGGCGTTGGTTGGTACCACACTCCTCCAACATAAACGCACGTCCCTTAGCAAGGAAAGGACTACGAGAATCATCCTTGTGTCGCCTTGTCTCTATTGCAGCTTTGTATCCTTTATGTGTCGTATCGTTAGTTACTTGTTATTGTGAttgcttgtcatataggtaaatttacGTAGTTGCACATCTATGAAAAAAATGATGTTTCCTGTCAAACCTAATCTGATAGAGAAGCCCCTATcaacccacccccccccccccccccccacccccccccccccccggcacaTACCATCCTTTCAGTTGTGTAATCAAATTTTATAAGAAACCTATTAACATCGTTCAGTAGTATATTGATATCATATAAAAATAGGTTTATGGTTTCCATTGATCCATCCATTATAATCCAGTTTTGTGGTAAAACACTTCTTTGTGTACAAAATTAGCTTCAAATTTTTGGTTTTAGTTTTTCGGGATCAAAGTCGACTCACAAACAAGTTTCCCGTTGACTTTTGTTGTCATGAGTTGTCTTTGACAACAATAAATCAAACCCAAAATCTGAAACCCGTTTTGTGCACCAATAAAATCTCCGATTTGTCAATACTCGTGCACCTTACTAGTTACACTACTGTAGGAGCGAAGACAGGCGGCGGCGGTCAAGGTGCGATGCATACCGCGAGAAAGTTTTGGCCGCTGCCACGCCAAGCTAGCGGATGAATACCTCGATCGTTCGTCACACGTGCAGTCGCACTCCGTGACAAGTTTTCCGTGACGGCTGATATATTTTACAGTACAGTACATGTCACGAGCGTAAACTAGCATTTCCTTTTGCTTAATTGTTAAGTAAACGCCGCTCGATCGCCATCGTTTCGTCTCTCCCTGTAAGTAAACTACCTAGCGTGACCGCAACGCCAAAATAACAAAACCATTTACCGTAAGGGGAACCTATCTTCAAAAACGATTAaataagagcatcttcagtcgcgttTTCCAAAGCATCCCCCAAAGCAATTTAGGGCGGCCGGACCAAAAATACGtttcagccgcgtccccaaagcccatttttgtccccgagcccgtccccgtcccacaggggacgctccgggcacgccagacacaacgaaaagcgaggcgaaccgacgcggggccgacgcgtcagcggctcggaaggctaaaaccccgtcgtctacctttggtcaagcgacgttaatggcgtccctgttttcccaggcgacgtagagaagcgtctcgtcgtgcatggccgcgtggccgtccgcaccggcgttattgcgtgcaaccaccccgctgccgccgctgtacattaagacgccctgcagttcgtTCCAATTTCTCACCGCTCCcaaaccttctcgtcgccgcctcccccctcgcagatcttctcctcgctgCTCCAAACAATGTcgacctcgtcctcccgcaagatggccgcggcgaacggctttggCCGCGGCAGCCTGACCGTGCCGGAGGCGTGGGCGATGTACCACGCCGGCTAtacagtcccgccggacatgcggctgacaagcagcggcggctggaagatggccgtgaacggcattggcgtcccgccgccgccgaagccgggcacggagcaatggagggacggcatcagggcccggcgggctcaactcaccgccgccGAGCGGCAGGATCCGACGTGGGAGGCCAACAACAACGACGAGTGGTGGAAgacgtacttcaaggcgaagtacgacgtcgagatgcacagcacccaGGGGCTCGTCGGCgggcccaacagctggaacaaggacggctgcgccctgttctggggcgttgtcgttgcctattcgacggtaccccggaggagggatcctcacgagggggagaagaagtaggggccatagggcgaagtgctctcgggacggtggtacgcgatttacccagcttcggaacacctgcacgatgacagggcctacagctacttgtctggaattatctgggcgctttcgcgttgttacaatgagttgtggttgtctcgctcctcGCTCTagagctcccgggatccggcttatataggcgcacggatctagggtttacatggagagtcctagccggattacaggttgcctaactacggtacaatgtcttgccgtgtacgtcaaggatccgccttccatctatgtcgtactggatccgggttccttatgggcctccacggatccggcttccttcatgggccttcacggatctgactcctggcatagacctcttcggatccgggtacctctgtaggtcggttcggatccgggtacctctgtaggtcggttcggatccggctaccttcgcagggcggttcggatccggctccttgttcctgggttggacatcttccatcttgatcaacaacaactgggctgcccggtgggccatatgctaccaccaccatctgtgggtcacccgggcttgccggaatcggaccatgtcgatgatATACCtacgaagtatatccacaacagtagcccccggagttctccaagattcaccgttcttccatccagctcaacttgcgcatgtatcttcatcctttggctggaacgaataatagagaatcttgaaggactccaaacttcatatctccaaccaagtattggtcggaaacttcatgatccaatggtcagattcttcgaagacaccatccaacgtaatcttcggtatggatccgactagccaaaatataggtgtggatccgactacccaaaatataggtgcggatccaactaacaaaaaattaggtgcggatccggctaccgaaaattaggtgcggatccggctaccaaaaaactaggtgcggatccggctaccaaaaagttaaggtgcggatccgactaccaaaaattaggtgcggatccggctaccaaaaaattaggtgcggatccgactagttagccagattttcgccatctttgaaatttttcttgacataaccatatgtatgtagcccccgagcattgagtcggcttgctccaaggagactcgatgctcagaaacttagcccccaagcgtcaaggtggaaatttttcggttagttgctccaaagagaacttcatcgatatagcccccgagcgccaaggtgaatttacttgaaaatccggcttggagctcttagagtagctttatctttatatgtgaccaaGGAATAGTataaatcccaagcatctaggtGGAAATTTCCAGCACTAATACTCcaaaggaaacacacttttcactTAAGATCAAaatcgcagcccccgagggttggttccggctaagcatagcggaatcaagactcaagttgcttttccagctgtgcatGCTACGGATCCGCCTAACCTTATCTCATATGGATCCGGCTAGCTTCCCCTGGGCTTCTCGCGATTGCTAGGTCTGCTTGAAAACATCTTAGTTCGAGGACTGTTGAAGGTCCAAGCATCATGTACCTGATATATAAACACAAAAACAcatttgtattaaattgtttctttgacCATGTTCAACaaacaaatgtaaggcggaacaaaaacggcctttgaacaaatgttttgaagctgaaactatgcagcagttgaacaacataaaactgtcaaggcggaaaaaCTCGACTATATTGAAtagttaatgtaatttatatgttttaagcaagtgctggtttatccgttcttctggtttatatgcttgacttttcgcgagacggcaaactttaaacacagaacatctgctgaggcgatagcgcttaatagcgaaacaatcaagaacctcagaaacagaggccggcATTAAGTTCcgagatgtcactactaaggaatccacacataaaacaacagaaaacgtgtaggccagaaaacttaagctaacGCCCGAAAGCGGAATTTTTGCAGCGTATTGGAGCAttaagcggcaaaaacagtacaaagtttttcacgagcgcgaggcaaatcgtggaaaagatatgaccaacagcgaaagcggtaaaagactcaggatatgagtgaaccaatcttaatctcatgatcataaaatattaaaatataaaatataaataGGGACTTAGCTATTTGAGCGGAGTCAATGTGGGCCGATGAAGGTGACAAAATTTCCACCTAACCGGATGAAAGCAGAGGAGACGGATACGGATGCAGTGTTTGGGGAGCCGGAGTCGACCGCGGTAAAAGAGCACCAGAGCTGCCCAATTCCTCGCGGTTCCGGCATCCTCTTGTTTGTCAGTTTACCCTTATGTGAGCTGAGCACAAAAGGATATCTTTGATCGATTGAGCAACCAAGGTAACTACTACTCCTTGGGACTTGGGCCATGCATGTGAGGCAACAAAATCAATCTTTCTTTTCTAGCTGATCGATCCGTCCTTGGGCTTGAATTCGACAGCAATCAGGATGTCATGAACGGAATCAACCAGCTAGGCGGAAAAAATTAATGGCCTACGGATTTATTCCGCCCATCGTTGTCTTCGATCATGTCATGCGCGCCCTTTCAGAACTGTGACCGGATCCTGTCATCGATGGTTCCGGTTTAGATTGGTCTTCCGCAAATCGTGTCCATCTCAAAAGCGATCCGTGCGAAATTTGGTAGATCCAAAATAGAAAAAACTCTTAAGAGGATTCTGATCCAGAGCCATCTTCTCCGAAGGTCCCCAGCTCAACGGCGGTCCGTGCGGATTTTGGTAGATCCAATGGTAGAAAACTCCTGAGAGAATTCCTAACCGGATCCACCTTCCGCGAACGTGTCCAGCTCAACGGCGGTTCGTGCGGATTTTATTCGGCCTTCCGTCGGGCCGGTGCGAGATTGATTATCGCGGTCCTgtcggtgcggatccacctaccaaaatttaggtgtggatccgacttccaaaaatttaggtgcggatccacctaccaaaattttggtatggatccggctacaaaaatataggtgcggatccgactaccaaaaacgtaggcgcggatccggcaaccaaaaatataggtgcggatccgactaccaaaaacgtaggcgtggatccggcaaccaaaaatataggtgcgaatccgactaccaaaaacgtaggcgcggatccagcaaccaaaaatataggtgcgaatccgactaccaaaaacgtaggcgcggatccggcaaccaaaaataggtatggatccggctaccaaaatataggtgcggatccgactaccaaaaccagaatttgaaatttccaggtctaaggcggattcttccgtggaaagctccagcgactcggatcggatctttgcagctgcgtcctgctcggcggcggtcgtagctacagtacttaccagtgcgtttccgtcgaaatcaacggtctcgcagatgaagatgtggaacccgcccggttccggcctccagacgccgcaggccccacggtgggcgccaactgtcgttgcctattcgacggtaccccggaggagggatcctcacgagggggagaagaagtaggggccatagggcggagtgctctcgggacggtggtacgcgatttacccagcttcggaacacctgcacgatgacagggcctactgctgcttgtctggaattatctgggcgctttcgcgttgttacaatgagttgtggttgtctcgctcctcGCTCTagagctcccgggatccggcttatataggcgcacggatctagggtttacatggagagtcctagccggatttcaggttgcctaactacggtacaatgtcttgccgtgtacgtcaaggatccgccttccatctacgtcgtaatGGATCCAGGttccttatgggcctccacggatccggcttccttcatgggccttcacggatctgactcctggcatagacctcttcggatccgggtacctctgtaggtcggttcggatccgggtacctctgtaggtcggttcggatccggctaccttcgcagggcggttcggatccggctccttgttcctgggttggacatcttccatcttgatcaacaacaactgggctgcccggtgggccatatgctaccaccaccatctgtgggccacccgggcttgccggaatcggaccgtgtcgatggtatacctacgaagtatatccacaacaggcGTTCCGGgtcgcaccctcgagaacgtcatccgcggcatccgcaacggcactccaaggttggagacgccgtcgtcaccgccaccgtctcctcgaggaccaccgcaatggcagccgaggacggcactcgtcctcctcgcactcttcttcctcaggaccgacgcgatcgacgccgtcctcgtcgtatcgctcggcgccctacaccgtccccaaacgggaggtgaaggaggagccggcgacgccggtcaatacgaggcgtggcggcagcggcagccggcggcagcaagggaggcgcggcggcgccctcctcatcccgaagccggaggtgaaggaggagccggaggaagcgtcgtaggcggcgctgctggcggagtacgagcggcagcagcggctcatcgccagcagcgacgaccccgaggatcgCCTgtggctgcgggcggcgttcttggcgtccatgaacgacaaggacgcctggaggggcgacgtcgacatggcgatcgccatgtccatccgcgactccggcaagccgctcgtggacctcaccgacgacggcgaggcaggaccaagcggcttggtgaaggacgagcccgtcgacgagccagtcgacgagcgcgtcaagcaggaggtcgtcaccgacgagatgtacaacttccgccagtactacgacgcctccggccgccgcaagtacttctagatttgatttagtttaaatttagtcaaatttcgttcgaatctatgtaagtttggacgaatctaatcgaatctcgttaagtttaaatttccaaaattttatttagagacgcgactggggagtggtgtcccccaaacgcggcacaaacgaaacacgtcccccaaacgctcaatccgacgcgttttggggacgcggctggagatgctctgaggAAGGATTGTAGTTGTGCTATACTCCTAGTACAGTCCTACTGCTATAGGCGGTGGAGATTACTTAGCTCGAGCTGCCAACTACTCGCACAGTCACTCTCGCCTCTTACGTGCCAACACATCTCCGCCGTGTCCATGTCATCATTAAATTGCCATGCAAAAATATTGTCACCGGATTGGACTTTTGCCGACTGTGACACCGTCGGCACTGTGCTAATATAGCAGCAGCAGTAATTAGTCCAGCAGAAACCATCCAAAGTGATCGAGGTCAGTAGGATTTGTGGGGAGACGTGGCCTGCCTAGACGGGGTGAAGAAATGGACCGGTTCCACGGAGGCGCCCACAGGTGGCCGTGCGAACACCACCCCGCTAAGCAAAACCAGCTTCCGTTTTTCCGCCCGTGGCGGCACGCGACTGCGCTTGGACGTCACGTCGCTTCTACCCAAACCCCATCCGCCCAACCCAACCAAACCCCATCCCCGACCGCCGCCCCCGGCACGGGGTCGGCTATAAAGCCGGCGCCACCACGGGGCCAGATGGCAACGGCGACACCAGCACTCCACACTCACCCATCCATCAGCAACAAGCAAGCAACACTCTTTCTAACCGACCGGATGGCTTCGGCGCCGGTGGAGTTCCTGGGCGGCGCGCAGGGCGGGCTGGGCGGGGAGGCGCTCTACTGCGCCGTCATCCTCTGGCTGTCAGCCATGtcctggatcatcttcacctgcgtcggcagcgacgacggcgGCCACAGGCGGAGGGGCCGCCGCGGCAGCCGCGACACCAAGGTCTTCGTCGGCGCCGAGCGCCTCTGCGACGGCACCGGCCCGCGCTGCAGCGGCGGCTACG encodes:
- the LOC127302018 gene encoding uncharacterized protein yields the protein MATATPALHTHPSISNKQATLFLTDRMASAPVEFLGGAQGGLGGEALYCAVILWLSAMSWIIFTCVGSDDGGHRRRGRRGSRDTKVFVGAERLCDGTGPRCSGGYGLCGSCVD